A single window of Micromonas commoda chromosome 6, complete sequence DNA harbors:
- the HPF_5 gene encoding cysteine-rich protein with zinc finger (Cystein-rich protein domains are also occuring in antifreeze proteins from insects): MMDARPVNVGLGSAPAQRGVKRQRDWSDKPTPKSGFCEHGRRRSRCKECGGSAICEHGRQRAQCKECGGSAICEHGRQRSHCKECGGASICEHGRRRSQCKECGGSQICEHGRHRSQCKECGGSQICEHGRRRSVCKECGGSEICEHGRQRAQCKECGGASICEHGRVRSRCKECGGASVCEHGRQRRYCKECGGASICEHGRQRAQCKQCGGSAICEHGRQRSHCKECGGASVCEHGRRRSQCKECGGSQICEHGRHRSQCKDCGGSAICKHGRRRSVCKDCGGSAICEHGRQRSRCKECHGSSVPIGSWVF; encoded by the coding sequence ATGATGGATGCGCGACCTGTGAACGTAGGGTTGGGTTCAGCGCCCGCGCAGCGGGGCGTGAAGAGACAGCGAGACTGGAGCGATAAGCCAACTCCAAAGTCTGGtttctgcgagcacggtcgtcggcgctctcggtgcaaggagtgcggcggatcagcaatctgcgagcacggtcgtcagcgcgctcagtgcaaggagtgcggcggatcagcaatctgcgagcacggtcgtcagcgctctcattgcaaggagtgcggtggtgcatcaatctgcgagcacggccgcaggcgctctcagtgcaaggagtgcggcgggtctcaaatctgcgagcacggtcgtcatcgctctcagtgcaaggagtgcggtgggtctcaaatctgcgagcacggccgtcggcgctctgtgtgcaaggagtgcggtgggtctgaaatctgcgagcacggtcgtcagcgcgctcagtgcaaggagtgcggtggtgcatcaatctgcgagcacggtcgtgtgcgctctcggtgcaaggagtgcggtggtgcatcagTCTGCGAGCATGGTCGTCAGCGCAgatactgcaaggagtgcggtggtgcatcaatctgcgagcacggtcgtcagcgcgcTCAGTGCAAGCAGTGCGGCGGATCagcaatctgcgagcacggtcgtcagcgctctcattgcaaggagtgcggtggtgcatcagtctgcgagcacggccgtcggcgctctcagtgcaaggagtgcggtgggtctcaaatctgtgagcacggtcgtcatcgctctcagtgcaaggactGTGGTGGGTCAGCAATCTGCAagcacggccgtcggcgctctgTGTGCAAGGACTGTGGTGGGTCagcaatctgcgagcacggtcgtcagcgctctcggtgcaaggagtgccACGGATCATCGGTTCCTATCGGCAGTTGGGTTTTTTGA